Below is a window of Pseudomonas eucalypticola DNA.
CGTTGCGTTGTAGTCCAGTACCAGGAAGTCGGCATCGCTGCCCGCCTGCAGGCTGCCCACCTTGTCTTCCAGGCGCAACGCCCGCGCGCCGCCCAGGGTCGCCAGGTACAGCGACTTGAAGGGGCTCAACCGCGCACCCTGCAGCTGCATCACCTTGTAGGCCTCGTTCAGGGTCTGCAGCAGCGAGAAGCTGGTACCACCCCCCACGTCCGTGCCCAGGCCTACGTTGAGCTTGTGTTTCTCGGCCATGGGCAGGTTGAACAGGCCGCTGCCCAGGAAGAAGTTCGACGTCGGGCAGAAGGACACCGCCGAGCCGGTTTCGGCCAGGCGCGCGCATTCGGCGTCGCACAGGTGCACGCCGTGGGCGAACACCGAGCGCTCACCCAGCAGCTGGTAATGGTCGTAGACGTCCAGGTAGCCCTTGCGCTCGGGGAACAGCGCCTTGACCCATTCGATTTCCTTGAGGTTTTCGCTGATGTGGGTCTGCATGTACACATCAGGGTATTCGGCCAGCAACTGCCCGGCCACGGTCAGCTGTTCTGGGGTGCTGGTGGGGGCGAAACGCGGGGTGACCGCGTAGTGCAGGCGGCCCTTGCCGTGCCAGCGCTCGATCAGCGCCTTGCTGTCGGTGTAGCTGCTTTGGGCCGTGTCCACCAGGTAGTCGGGGGCGTTGCGGTCCATCATCACCTTGCCGGCGATCATGCGCAGGTCGAGCTTCTCGGCCGCTTCGAAGAAGGCATTCACCGACTCGGG
It encodes the following:
- the guaD gene encoding guanine deaminase; the encoded protein is MSLTRKAYRAAILHSIGDPADVGIDASYEYFADGLLVVEDGKISAVGHAEALLPTLPGDLIIEQYTDALITPGFIDTHIHLPQTGMIGSYGEQLLDWLNTYTFPFESQFADKAHADEVADIFIKELLRNGTTTALVFGSVHPESVNAFFEAAEKLDLRMIAGKVMMDRNAPDYLVDTAQSSYTDSKALIERWHGKGRLHYAVTPRFAPTSTPEQLTVAGQLLAEYPDVYMQTHISENLKEIEWVKALFPERKGYLDVYDHYQLLGERSVFAHGVHLCDAECARLAETGSAVSFCPTSNFFLGSGLFNLPMAEKHKLNVGLGTDVGGGTSFSLLQTLNEAYKVMQLQGARLSPFKSLYLATLGGARALRLEDKVGSLQAGSDADFLVLDYNATPLLSYRIKQSKSIEETLFVLTTLGDDRTVQATYAAGAKVHQR